The stretch of DNA AATTAGAGGTTAGATGCTTCATTTACAATTGAATAATTATTGGAAACAGGCAGTTGGACAGTGTTCATTTAGTTAGTTACTTGAATTACTGTGGTTACTGTAACACATTCAGCCTCACCCACACGTTCACCTCTTCTCTATCATCCACAGGCCAGCAGAGACCCGCTGTCTCCTGAGGCAATGAATGAGATCTTTGAGGACGTCAAGGACATGGGAGTCCTGATAGGGAAAGGAGGATTGTACGGACAGGTAACAGCACTCACCTTCTGTCCTTCTGTCAGATAATTTTTTCCTGGGTCAGCAAActttgttaaaaacaacaagctaAACATGTTAAACAAGTACACTAGTGCACTTTAAATACAGCTTTTTCACCCGCATCAAGAAAGATCCATGTTGCTTTTGGTAGTAGCTTGACAAAAAGATTCATTGataaattttaatgttacagtttttgatcatttgtgtttttttgggttcAGCAATTGTAGGCTTTCAGAAAGACTACCTCGGGTAATTTTACCTTCAGCTCTTCTCATCGCTCTAAAAGGACCATTTTGGTGTGAAACCTGCTATTTACAGATAATGAGCATGTTGCTTTTACTGGCTTTAGAAAACAAATTACTGCAGGTATTTCATGTTTTAGCTGCATAGTGATTATTACACTagaacaataatattaaatatgctGCACATGTTTTGAACACTCACATCATATCTTGTCAATCGAAAAAGAGGAAGTCTGAAGAACATGAAAATCATTCTTTATACTGTAAAACTGTCCACATTTATTCCGACATGAACCTCAACTTTCACACATAAGTTTTTTGAGTAAGCTCAGGAAATCTGATGTTTCAGGGTCCAGTTTTACACATCTGTTAGTTGTAGAAAACGTGGTAACTTTCTCCATCACCGTTTGGTTCTGTAGTCTGATTACTACTGAAACAAATGCATTACAAAAAGTATTAAGGCTGTATTTAAAATTACTGGCCACACCCTCACATCACAGGTTCGCCTGCATCAAAAGGTTTTGAACATTGTTACAGATTATTTTTACCCAGCAGCTCCTCTCTTTGAGAAATTGCCCCTGTGGAGGAGGTTTAGACAACTGTTATAAATGTGAGCTGTTTAAACGAAGTACATTCCCTGCAGTAATTCAACCCTTGAATGGTGATGTAATATGAATGGTAAGGTAATAATTTATggtattttgtgtatttttgatgTGTTTAGGATATCTAACTTCTGAATTGCAAACCTCCAGCCCTTTAATGTGTATCATTTTTAGtttatcttttatatttatggtacttttatttatatttaaggTTGTTTTGTGGTATTGAATGTTGTCCTGTGTGTCCTGTTGCACTATGAGTACACCAAGACATTTGCTGAAATGGCAATAAAGTCAACTCAACTTAACTCAAAGAACCATGCTAAATCCAGGAATAATCCATCAGTCCAAAACACACTTACTGGTTGTGTTTTACTTACACTTTATCTTATGAAAAATGCTGTTTCTACTGCTTAACATATGTTccagaaatatatgaaatgcCCGCTCTTCCTTTAGTGTGTGACACAGAATGAGGCACCTGGTTGTGCCAGTTTTTCCTGGTAATAAGTATCTCTAGCGCTTCAATAATCTCccatcttgttttgtttttctcaccacTTCAGACCTTCCGCATCAAACCCCCCATGTGCATCACGATGGAAGATGCAGATTTCTTCCTGGCAGTCTTTAACAAGTCCATCCACAACTACATGGAAAGAAGATGAAGGTCAGATAGATTACTGAGAGCCAAGGACCAAACCTGGAAATCCACTCTAGCAGTGGATTGCTATTTTTGtacatcttttaaaatgttgaaaatgtcagTATTAATCATTTTGACCCTCTGGGGAAATCTACCTCTGTTTTTGGCTTTGCGTAgccattgtaaaagagatgtTTAACTATGTTTtaacaatttgaaaaaaaacaaacttatttgATTTCTGGTGGTGAGTTAGCATTTGTCGAGTTgatcgataccactcttatCTGTCTcttaaaatacaaagctactaccagcagccagttagtttagcttagcacgAAGACTGGAAACTGGTGgacacagctagcctggttctccctaccaacacctctaaagctaacCAACATGTTAtagcttgtttgtttaatttgtaaatttttttaaaaaagtatagaAAACAACAACTTGGAGTTTTACCAGGGTTTGTACTGGACTTTCTCTTGGCTGGGACTAGTAACATCCTTGGATCTTCACTGGTTGCTTGGCAACTGGCCCTGAGCGAGAAATAGTTCAGCACATAACCCAAGGTAAAGcaattaatttttctttttttttggtatggattaaacaaacgaaatataatattttaataatttaacttTAGAGGTGATGGTAGGCAGATcttgttacctttggacaggcTAGCTCTTaacccttgtttccagtctttgtgctaagatTAGCATTAATTGACTACCAGTGGCTTCATATGCACCATACAGCCATTGGAGTGTTATCAATCTCTATGTCGCACTATtcatttaatatattatttaatataacaCCTCATTaattaaatgagaaataaaaatcatGTACAGTGTATTTTTAACACCTGACGAAATTAATTTTGTTCTTTGTGGATGTACTGAATCGTGCTTGGATGTAACGTATGATTGTTTAATAGTTTGTAATTTGTGAACACATGCTTTGTTACTGATTATAAATGTGAGCTTGAGGAACAACCATTTGTGCTTTAACAAATTGGTCACACTGCCCCTTCCTGTTTGTTTATGGAAGTCCTATAAGTACTGCAGTagttttaatgatatttttaatcCAGTCATCCTGTAAATCACATGTGAATTACCTCATAATCTTGGaataaaaaagttattttatcaTGATAATGGATTACTTTAtgtctgaaaaataaaaggttGTTTTCTTGAGATAACAACAAgataaatatcttgtttttacaAGATAATAAAAGGTGATTTTCTCAAAACAATCCAGtatcatatatatacatatccAGTTGTTTCCTCTGGCATTGATGATCTGTTGGTGGGTCTGCCAcattggtccagactgaaatatctgaactattgggtggattgccatgaaacttggtacaaacattcatggtccccagacaatgtatcctaatgacctttcctcttACGATACCATGAGGTCAACATTTTcggttttgagtgaaatatctccatAATCATTGGATGGATTTCCTGATTCTGTACACGAGCCAGCTCTAGTTTTCTTGAGATTTTGTAACaccttcctccttcctttcttgACCAACAAATACAGTGTGTCAAACAAACTTTTGTTTGTGTCAAAACAAAAGTTTTCCAAACAACTCAATCCCTGAAGTCAAAGCTGAAAACCGAAGGTCCATCTGTTTAACAGCAATGTCAAATCCCCTCAGCCAAGTGCTGTGAACAGGCTAATTTGGAGAAGTTATGTCTTGATAACTAACTCTAACTCTCTTGAATAAATGTCTCAACTCTGCGTGGTGTGCTGGGCTCGAGTCTATACAGGCTTCCTTAGATGCCAATACGCCAATACAGGCTGGTTGTATTAGTACCTGGGCAGGTGGCGACCGGTGGGttttcagagctttttagcTAAAAACAGCTGTGTGCCGAGGCTGGAAGCGGGGTTGataagagaaacagaaatattaaaaaagcaACCCCAAACATAAATACTGCATGTTATAACTTGGCTCAGACTCCCAATTGAGGGAgtccacacacaaaaaagttgtaaatgccaatttagtttattttaggaaaatatGAAAGAAAGTGGAGATGTCAAGGCTGTCCAGCGGTCCAGTAGTCAAGTCCTGACCAGTAGTGGCCTGGGAGAGTTTTCCCTCCTGCAAGACGAAATGCAGGCAAAGTATAGTAAGCATGGATGGTGGACTGTCACACTCTACCATACATCAAATTACCATAAATACAGAGTGAGATTAGTGTCTTTTCTGGAATCCCAACAGAAATTAACTGGCACCACGCAACATATCTGACCTTCCTAAACTCAACTCCCAATCAGTGAGCATGTTGTGGAAATGTAGTCACCTGGTGCCACTTGTTATATATTTAACTATGTGACGTCTCAGAGAAATCATTGCCATTTGGTGGGATCAGGGTACCATTGGCTGCGCACTGTCCACCCATCCTTGTAACCTTGAAGAAAAAGAACGTCCTGAAGCTAATCAGCTGCtgagtgtcagtgtcagtgaaGGGAGCCCTCTGTATCTGCTCAACATGTATAAAGTGACTTCCTGTCTAAGTGGCCGGTGTGCAGGTCTCACTAGACAGGCCTTCTGTCTTCCTGGTTTGGCCAAATTTCACCGGGGAAGTGGTGAGTTATCATggatgcaaacaaaaaaaaacatagtttgTTAATTATGGTCTGTTGCCGATGCTAATGAAGAAGTATTTTATGTAGCATTTATCTTGTAGCATTTATCTTTGACATAGTAAATATAGTAAGTGATCATATAGCTAAAATAATACGcaaattattttgtctttgttaaacTCAGAAACCAGAGATAAACATTAGTTTAGATGTGTTTATTATAGGCTACAGTAGTAATTGATGCACTACACTAGGTAACGTATTTACTGTTATTCAGTAACTGAGTCAGACAGACTTGTGTACATTATGAAAACAACTTCATATGGTGACATTAAAGTTCAGGTAACTGCATCAAattaaaaactgcacacaaaTTACTGTCATTTTATCTAATTTGAAACATGAGTGGGTAAATATATGGTGCATTGAGagttaaaaacatgttattcagACCTGTACATAATCTCCACTTGTCTGTGCTCAGGTGAAATGTTTATGCAGCAGcattaatttgatttgatcatATAAATAGACATGTTGTCATATAAATAGCCATGTaataggaaaagcacaagtgttacTTATAACATTAATAAAGGGTCAGTTCTATTCAAGAGTCCCAGTAAGTCTTGATAGTGTGATAGTGAGCCAGCGttcacaataccaggaccctgaaaccaaAGGAGATCAATAGAAttcagtttattcattttatttatacctGTAAAAAggtcttttgtgtgtttgtcagtcagATCAGTTTTAACTGACATTTTCCAGAAATGGGTCAACTACAAAAAAACAGGCAGCATGTTTTTCCTAAGTTGCACAATTTTAAGTTAATGTGGTTCAACCATCAACCAGGTTTTAATCCAATTAAATATTGACCAGATAATTCTGCAAGGTACAAGCATAATAAAAATTGTGCATCTGATAGGTATCCTTCTGTAGATAATAAGTAGCCTGGTTCCAGATTAGACTGacatctgacttttttttttcagcaattcATTGACAATTCACTGAAAAAATGCAATTTGATTATTAGGCTTGAATGTAAGATTTTAGAGAGAAAGTTAAGATTTTTAGACTTCTGGgaaaatgttattatatattgTCACTCAAACAACTCCCAAATGTCAGAAACAGAATCAGCTTCAGCCGATAAACGTGATCAGCTCATGGAGTCTTCCTTGCAGCTCTTTCtgaattttgattattttacagGTGCAGTATGTCAGCAAACAGCCCTCAAATACTCTCCCAAAGACATCCCAGAGATGCCCTCATGCAATTTCAAACCAGAGGAGTACAAGGTAAGAGTGATGTGCTGTCCAGACAGTATCTAATGCACTGTTGGTGTCACAATGGCCACTTCAGTTTAAATACACAATAGCACAATACGACTGCAGGGGGCAGTGTGCATAAGGACTGCTGATGGTGGTAAAAGTTAGCAATGCGCAAATAAAAAGACTGCAAGCTGATTTAGGTTTTGAAATactttatgaatattttatgagGTTAAAAAATTTAACATATAAGGGCCTAGCtacacaaaactgaaaatgccACAGGGTTCCTCTTAAAGCTACAGAAAGACAGATTTCTCAAGGAAAACTGAGTCTTACTAAGAGTTTAGACACTAGCGGCGCTGTGAGGTTGGGGACACAGGAGTGCGTTAAACTAAAtactaacatacacacaatcGCAATGTTAACACGCTGATGTTAACAGAAAACGTTTACCGTGCGACCCCTTTAAATTTAACATGCTAGTATTTGCCAATTGTGGGTAAAGCCTATTCACGCATCCTTGTGAAATAGGTGGAGTCTTGGTGTTGTAGTATTCACAGGACTAGTTGATTAACTACTAGAACAAAGGTGTAAATTTATGTCAGGGTTCACCAAAGTTTAGCTCAACGCGAAAGGATTTACTTCACACCCCCGCTGGTGTGGTCGGGTCTTACATTCTGACCTGCCAATGGCGCCAGaagaaaagtcaagggatcaaaTAAAtcatcaggattcatcctctaggCGTCAcagatatctgtaccaaatgtcataGCAATCtttccaatagttgtcaagacatttcactcaaaacacaaCCCATTTCTTATGGAAAATCTCTGTCCCAAGTGCTAAAAGAAGGCCATGATCCTCCTATACTGTAACGTTAACCCCTCTCCGGTGTTTGTCTATGTCCAGGGTATGTCCAAAGACCAAATGATGGAGATCCGCAGGAAGAACTGCAACCCCATGACCATGAAGATTACCTACTATAAGAAACCAGTGTTCATCCACCAGGGACACATGCAATGGGTGTGGGATGTGGACGGGAGGCGATATCTGGATCTGTTTGCTGGTGTGGCTACTGTTGGTGTGGGCCACTGCCACCCGTAAGgtcctttttttctttgctatTTCACACAGTAAAAATAGGTTTTATTCTGATTATATTAAGTATCCTGACTGTTCCTTGTTGCTCCTACACTGTTATCTGTGAGCACAGGAAGGTGATAGCAGCCACAACACAGCAGTTGAAGAGACTGTGGCACACTACCAACATCTACGTCCAACCTCCTCTCCATGAGTATTGTGAGAAACTGACTTCCTACTTGCCAGATCCTCTTAAGGTACCATTGTGAAGTTTTATTTTGATCACCTGAGAGTTGGAGCCTGGATAAATATGTTGgctaaaattaaaatgtctgcATCTCTCTGTTTCCCTGTCCAGGTGGTGTATCTGACCAACAGCGGCTCAGAAGCCAATGACCTGGCTATACTGATGGCTCGACTTTACACGGGCAACTTTGACATTATCACTTTCAGGTACAAGTGAATTATCCATAGAGATGTCCTCATGTGCTTCAAATGAATCAATGGTATTTTGTGTTAATGCCCCAGAAAACTTGGGTGTGTATTAGTaacattaattaatcaataaaaaagcCGCAATCAAAGATAaacttaaagaaaataaaacattgttcaaCATCATTTATTGAGTatttaacactcaaaaactcAGCCAATCTGATTGATCTGGACTGTATAGGTGTGGTTTTCAGATCAGTGTGCAGAGTcgttttcagtctgtctttcaAATAGATGTGACTGTTAAATTCACTAAGAGAAAACCAGAGTCATCTGAAGTCACGACAGTCCTGTAAACTGCGGCAGGTGTGCACGCAGCGTAACTAATCACATCACAGTTTACGGGACTGTCATGActcaaaaaattcaaaaaatccACAAGCACTTTTTCCTTCTCTAGATTAacctgaattttttttcttggcttTGCAATAGTTTGTACTTTTTCTCATTAACTGAACGTTCCATTTGGACAAATATAAATCCTTTCATGGACAGAGGATGCCATACACGAGTAAACAGAAGATCTATAAAAAAGATTCTGTATGAATATATTTGTGAACCTGTTATATTATTCTTGTAATTCATTCAGTATGTCAAAACTTTAAAACTTGATTGATAAgcaatgttgaaaaaaaaaggtttctgaTTGGTTCTTGTCTTCCAGGGGATCATATCACGGTGGCAGCCCACAGACCATGGGTCTCACCTCCAACTCACCATATAAATACCCCATCGCCACTGGTTCAGGCTGCGTAAATGTATGTATGCtagggctgcaacaattaatttaattatcaattaatctgtcaatcatttaatcaattaatcattcagGCTACAAATTATGAGAGCTCAAAGTAACATCTTCAAATTACTTGCTCCAAAACTCCAAAATATGCCTTTTTTGCTgaatcagcaaatatttggtatttttttcttgataaatgagTTATAGGATTactcaattatcaaaattattgacattttacTGTCAGTTGACTAATGGATTAATCGATTTGTTTCAGCAGTGATGTATGCATTAATGTCCCACAATGTCATGCCATAGGAAAACCATACAATCCaagcataaaacacacattaaaatttgtattttaatgaggTTGAAAAAATTGCATCACTGACTTGTTGCAATGTCCCGTTGTGAGGCCGGTGGTGATAGTAGCTGTTCCAGTTGGTGGAAGGCTGTCTTTGGTCAGCCCGCTCTTCTCTTGACGTTGACAGTTTTGATTTTAGTTCATTAGTAAATAAAAGAAGCGGCTGGCAAAGTTCACCTCTAGACCAATATTTCAAAGAGCTGCCACAAGTGCACCATGTGCTCTGCCCACaaagtgaaaatatgtttttagaaaGTTCTgctaatttattaaaaatgaaaaactgaaatatctcattcATTCAAGTATTCAGACCCATAACTCAGTATTTTGTTGAAGCCCCGTTGGGTGTCTGTGAACTGCTGTCTTCAGGTCTCTTGAAGTCTGAGCCACTCAAGGACAGTCAGAGACTTGTCCTGAAGCCACGCCAGTGTTGTTTTGGCTGAATGCTTCAGGTCATTGTCGTGCTGAAAGGTGAACCGCCACCCCACTCTCACGTCACTGTGGAGCAGGTTGCTACAGGTGGACTCCAATCAagataattaaaacaaacaggatGCCCCTGACCACAATTTGAGAGATTTCAGTAGGGAGAATACAAATGTGTGCATTAATTGACCACATTAAATTTGCAACACCTCTGCTTATTTTGTATGAATTGGTGAAGGTGAATAATGCTGTGGCAGTATTCCAACACTCATGAAATGTTACTGTCAGATTGACCCAACTGACTAGGCTTCTGCCCAATATACAGGCCGTGTGTCCTGATGTGTTCAGAGGTCCGTGGGGAGGAAGCCACTGCAGGGACTCTCCTGTGCAGACCATCAGAGAGTGTAACTGTGCCCAaggtacacaaacacatgcatccATGGCTCAACACACTCAGGTTATCTCTCTTGCACGCTCtcataaaaaggaaaattcaCCACAGTTGTCTGTGagattaaacattattttcaacTTCCATTGGAAACTGCTTGTCTTGTTAGAGTGAATGCTTGACTTTTGATAGCGTACAGTCTGGATCCAAGGTTaaagaacatttatattttttatttatacctAGTTTTATATTTCCGTATAGACCTCAGTAACAGCTGTTTATTTTAGTTAAATTGCCTGTTGTTTTGACAACTGGCCCCCTTCTTTAAAATTTGCTTGAAAGTAAGAGGGGTTAGTTTTATCCTAGAAAATCAGACAAAAGTGTTGAAGTTTCTGTATAAAGTTCTAAGTCAGAGTCTACCTGGATGCTCAGTATTTTAGCATATTTTAGCACTCATCTACATGACTGTTTACATAAAGTATA from Thunnus albacares chromosome 18, fThuAlb1.1, whole genome shotgun sequence encodes:
- the LOC122968244 gene encoding alanine--glyoxylate aminotransferase 2, mitochondrial-like; translated protein: MYKVTSCLSGRCAGLTRQAFCLPGLAKFHRGSGAVCQQTALKYSPKDIPEMPSCNFKPEEYKGMSKDQMMEIRRKNCNPMTMKITYYKKPVFIHQGHMQWVWDVDGRRYLDLFAGVATVGVGHCHPKVIAATTQQLKRLWHTTNIYVQPPLHEYCEKLTSYLPDPLKVVYLTNSGSEANDLAILMARLYTGNFDIITFRGSYHGGSPQTMGLTSNSPYKYPIATGSGCVNAVCPDVFRGPWGGSHCRDSPVQTIRECNCAQGRCMANEQYIDQLKETFATSVPSRIAAFFGEPIQGMGGAVQYPKNYFKEAYKLVRERGGVCVADEVQTGFGRTGSHFWGFQGHEVLPDIVTMAKGIGNGFPMGAVVTTPEIAASFVKAFHFNTFGGNPMACAVGSSVLDVIKEDGIQQNCLDVGTYLMTEMAKLRDKYEIIGDVRGKGLQIGVEMVKDKASRTPLSPEAMSVIFEDVKDMGVLIGKGGVYGQTFRVQPPMCITRKDVDFFLAVFNKAIHNYMDGK